One Streptomyces drozdowiczii DNA segment encodes these proteins:
- a CDS encoding threonine/serine ThrE exporter family protein — protein sequence MVAEPGGPEDEKPQSDEAHSAFSWPAGTEPAAPPEEDHPTSEFALPEGVTPEQPASGPGSGTGSASGSETTGSAFATPSTYSFRDSPPAFTPAYGVPMVRLTKEAPWQDRMRTMLRMPVAERPAPEPVQRHDEEAGPPVPRVLDLTLRIGELLLAGGEGAEDVEAAMFAVMRSYGLDRCEPTVTFTLLSISHQPSLVDDPVTASRTVRRRGTDYTRLAAVFRLIDDITTADDEVSLEEAYRRLAEIRRNRHPYPGWVLTLAAGGLAGAASVLVGGGPLVFLIAALGAMLGDRLAWLCAGRGLPEFYQFAIAAMPPAAMGVALTLTHWSDVRPSAVITGGLFALLPGRALVAGVQDGLTGYYITASARLLEVMYFFIAIVTGVLLALYGGLQLGAELDPEARFITHDRPVIQTFASMVLTLAFAILLQQERATVLAVTLNGGVAWVVYGAMAQTGNLSAVAATAAAAGLVGLFGQLFSRYRYTSSLPYITAAIGPLLPGSATYFGLLGVAQNELDRGLASLSTAVATALAIAIGVNLGSEISRLFMRVPGAVGGANRRAAKRTRGF from the coding sequence GTGGTGGCGGAACCGGGCGGGCCCGAGGACGAGAAGCCCCAGTCCGACGAGGCGCACAGCGCCTTCTCGTGGCCGGCCGGGACCGAACCGGCGGCGCCGCCCGAGGAGGACCACCCGACGTCGGAGTTCGCCCTTCCGGAGGGCGTGACGCCCGAGCAGCCGGCCTCGGGTCCCGGTTCCGGTACGGGTTCCGCTTCCGGGTCCGAGACGACCGGTTCGGCCTTCGCCACGCCGAGCACGTACAGCTTCCGGGACTCCCCGCCGGCCTTCACCCCGGCGTACGGGGTGCCGATGGTCCGGCTGACCAAGGAGGCGCCCTGGCAGGACCGGATGCGCACGATGCTGCGGATGCCGGTCGCCGAGCGCCCGGCCCCGGAGCCGGTCCAGCGGCACGACGAGGAGGCGGGGCCCCCGGTTCCGCGCGTGCTCGACCTGACGCTGCGTATCGGGGAGCTGCTGCTCGCGGGCGGCGAGGGCGCCGAGGACGTCGAGGCGGCGATGTTCGCGGTGATGCGGAGCTACGGGCTCGACCGCTGCGAGCCGACCGTGACGTTCACCCTGCTGTCGATCTCGCACCAGCCGTCCCTGGTGGACGACCCGGTGACGGCGAGCCGTACGGTACGCCGCCGGGGCACCGACTACACCCGGCTCGCGGCGGTCTTCCGGCTGATCGACGACATCACCACGGCCGACGACGAGGTGTCGCTGGAGGAGGCGTACCGACGGCTCGCGGAGATCCGCCGCAACCGGCACCCGTATCCCGGCTGGGTGCTCACGCTGGCCGCCGGCGGGCTCGCCGGGGCGGCGTCCGTGCTGGTCGGCGGTGGTCCGCTGGTGTTCCTGATCGCGGCGCTCGGGGCGATGCTCGGTGACCGGCTGGCCTGGCTCTGCGCGGGGCGCGGGCTGCCGGAGTTCTACCAGTTCGCGATCGCGGCGATGCCGCCCGCCGCGATGGGCGTGGCGCTGACGCTGACGCACTGGTCGGACGTACGGCCGTCGGCGGTGATCACCGGTGGGCTGTTCGCGCTGCTGCCGGGGCGGGCGCTGGTGGCGGGCGTGCAGGACGGGCTGACCGGGTACTACATCACCGCGTCGGCGCGGCTCCTGGAGGTCATGTACTTCTTCATCGCGATCGTCACCGGGGTGCTGCTGGCCCTGTACGGAGGGCTTCAGCTGGGGGCGGAGCTGGACCCGGAGGCGCGGTTCATCACGCACGACCGGCCGGTGATCCAGACCTTCGCTTCGATGGTGCTGACCCTGGCGTTCGCGATCCTGCTCCAGCAGGAGCGGGCGACGGTGCTCGCGGTGACCCTGAACGGCGGTGTGGCGTGGGTCGTCTACGGGGCGATGGCGCAGACGGGCAACCTGTCGGCGGTGGCGGCGACGGCCGCGGCCGCCGGGCTCGTCGGGCTGTTCGGGCAGCTGTTCTCGCGGTACCGCTACACGTCGTCGCTGCCGTACATCACGGCGGCGATCGGCCCGCTGCTGCCCGGTTCGGCGACGTACTTCGGTCTGCTGGGCGTCGCGCAGAACGAGCTGGACCGGGGCCTCGCCTCGCTGTCCACGGCGGTGGCGACGGCCCTGGCCATCGCCATCGGGGTGAACCTGGGGAGCGAGATCTCCCGGCTGTTCATGCGGGTGCCGGGCGCGGTCGGCGGCGCGAACCGCCGCGCGGCCAAGCGGACGCGCGGCTTCTGA
- the tilS gene encoding tRNA lysidine(34) synthetase TilS encodes MGPHPAVAAIRLAVRRVLHDVIAEHAEQNERAGHAPRPELARAGTGSRLGTLPDRPDTPLVLVACSGGADSMALASALAFEARKLPVRAGGITVDHGLQDGSDTRAAEVAARLAAMDLGPAEAVAVHVGREGGPEAAARDARYAALDAAAERHGAAAVLLGHTRDDQAETVLLGLARGSGIRSLSGMAAASGPAGRYRRPFLQLDRQTARTACLAQSLPVWDDPHNIDPAYTRSRLRHEGLPALEKALGKGVVEALARTAQLSRDDADALDTWAAAADRDVRDDAGRLECAKLYALPPAVRRRVLRRAAIEAGSPAGSLFARHIEEVDRLVTGWRGQQAINLPGRVEALRQGGRLVIRQS; translated from the coding sequence ATGGGTCCCCATCCTGCGGTCGCGGCGATACGCCTGGCGGTCCGCCGCGTACTCCACGACGTCATCGCCGAACACGCCGAACAGAACGAACGCGCCGGGCACGCCCCGCGCCCCGAGCTCGCCCGGGCCGGCACGGGCAGCCGCCTCGGCACGCTCCCCGACCGCCCCGACACCCCGCTGGTGCTGGTGGCCTGCTCCGGCGGCGCCGACTCCATGGCGCTCGCCTCCGCCCTCGCCTTCGAGGCCCGCAAACTCCCCGTCCGGGCCGGCGGCATCACCGTCGACCACGGCCTCCAGGACGGCTCCGACACCCGCGCCGCCGAGGTCGCCGCCCGGCTCGCCGCCATGGACCTCGGCCCCGCCGAGGCCGTCGCCGTCCACGTCGGCCGCGAGGGCGGACCCGAGGCCGCCGCCCGAGACGCCCGCTACGCCGCGCTCGACGCCGCCGCCGAACGCCACGGCGCCGCCGCCGTCCTCCTCGGCCACACCCGCGACGACCAGGCCGAGACCGTCCTGCTGGGCCTCGCCCGCGGCTCCGGCATCCGCTCCCTGTCCGGCATGGCCGCCGCCTCCGGCCCGGCCGGCCGCTACCGCCGCCCCTTCCTCCAGCTCGACCGGCAGACCGCCCGCACCGCCTGCCTCGCCCAGTCCCTGCCCGTCTGGGACGACCCCCACAACATCGACCCCGCCTACACCCGCTCCCGGCTGCGCCACGAGGGCCTGCCCGCCCTGGAGAAGGCCCTAGGCAAGGGCGTGGTCGAAGCCCTCGCCCGTACGGCCCAGCTCTCCCGCGACGACGCCGACGCCCTCGACACCTGGGCCGCCGCCGCCGACCGTGACGTACGCGACGACGCGGGCCGGCTGGAGTGCGCCAAGCTGTACGCGCTGCCCCCCGCCGTACGCCGCCGGGTGCTGCGCCGGGCCGCCATAGAGGCGGGCTCCCCGGCCGGTTCGCTCTTCGCCCGGCACATCGAGGAAGTGGACCGCCTGGT
- a CDS encoding zinc-dependent metalloprotease produces MTSIGGAGMVDWNLAVATATRLVRPGPEISREEAREAVAELRRHAKAAEEHVRAFTRMIPEGTEPEDTPVLVVDRPGWIKANVAGFRELLRPLLEKMEERRSGGAGGAVLGAVGSKVTGVEVGMLLSFLASRVLGQYETFAPASRELPASADGGGRLLLVAPNIVHVERELEADPHDFRLWVALHEETHRTQFTAVPWLRDHLQGEIQSFLDETDVDPMTFLERLREAVQSLSGGRPEGEEGEDGGRSLVELVQTPAQREILGRLTAVMSLLEGHADYVMDGVGPEVVSSVAEIREKFQQRRAQGAGRLDQALRKLLGLDAKLRQYRDGERFVRAVVDEVGMDGFNRVWTSPNTLPTKAEIARPADWIARVHRKAES; encoded by the coding sequence ATGACGAGCATCGGTGGTGCAGGGATGGTCGACTGGAACCTCGCGGTCGCGACCGCGACCCGGCTTGTGCGGCCGGGTCCCGAGATCAGCCGCGAGGAGGCCCGCGAGGCCGTCGCGGAGCTGCGCAGGCACGCGAAGGCGGCGGAGGAGCACGTCCGCGCCTTCACCCGGATGATCCCCGAGGGAACCGAGCCCGAGGACACCCCCGTCCTCGTCGTGGACCGCCCCGGCTGGATCAAGGCCAACGTCGCCGGCTTCCGCGAACTGCTGCGCCCCCTCCTGGAGAAGATGGAGGAACGGCGCTCCGGCGGCGCGGGCGGCGCCGTGCTCGGCGCGGTCGGCTCCAAGGTCACCGGCGTCGAGGTCGGCATGCTGCTGTCCTTCCTCGCCTCCCGCGTCCTCGGCCAGTACGAGACCTTCGCCCCCGCCTCCCGCGAACTCCCCGCCTCCGCCGACGGCGGCGGCCGCCTCCTGCTCGTCGCGCCGAACATCGTCCATGTGGAACGCGAGCTGGAGGCCGACCCGCACGACTTCCGGCTCTGGGTCGCCCTCCACGAGGAGACCCACCGCACCCAGTTCACCGCGGTGCCCTGGCTCCGCGACCACCTCCAGGGCGAGATCCAGTCCTTCCTGGACGAGACCGACGTCGACCCGATGACCTTCCTGGAGCGGCTGCGCGAGGCCGTCCAGTCCCTCTCCGGCGGCCGGCCCGAGGGCGAGGAGGGCGAGGACGGCGGGCGCAGCCTGGTCGAGCTCGTGCAGACCCCCGCCCAACGCGAGATCCTCGGCCGCCTCACCGCCGTGATGTCCCTCCTGGAAGGACACGCCGACTACGTCATGGACGGCGTCGGCCCCGAGGTGGTCTCCTCCGTCGCCGAGATCCGCGAGAAGTTCCAGCAGCGCCGGGCCCAAGGCGCCGGCCGCCTCGACCAGGCCCTGCGCAAGCTGCTCGGCCTCGACGCCAAGCTGCGCCAGTACCGGGACGGCGAACGCTTCGTGCGCGCCGTCGTGGACGAGGTCGGCATGGACGGCTTCAACCGGGTGTGGACCTCGCCCAACACCCTCCCCACCAAGGCGGAGATCGCCCGTCCCGCAGACTGGATCGCGAGGGTGCACCGTAAGGCAGAGTCGTGA
- the dacB gene encoding D-alanyl-D-alanine carboxypeptidase/D-alanyl-D-alanine endopeptidase encodes MAEPVERPSTEPPGTSGGGIAARLGVRGGVNDWQFTAVSAVVGLALAAGAVLAAGPWDSGQRKAERDRVTAAERTGGAHHDGGDPEGPAPAPSAPAVLAALSAAGTGPKDAPAGAARDLRAVLDPLLENDALGSRRGAVVIDTATGKRLYGKGADVPMTPASTVKIATTVAALGALGPAHRIPTTVSASEDRRTVTLVGGGDPTLDKAALRALATETARALKTGKAPSVRLRYDASAYSGPTHHPIGPNENIAPMSALMLNEGRRDDSVKGPAARTEDPAGDAARAFAGYLDKAGVTVKGAPAPGRPAKKSRTVATHLSAPLSGLVERALTNSDNDIAEALARQTAIAAGQPADFKGGRRAVTARLKKLGLPLKGVNIADGSGLDREDKVTAALLAGLLARTADPAHPELRPVLTGLPVAGFSGTLSSRYTSEAGGTGFIRAKTGTLTGVNSLAGTVVDTRGRLLAFAFLASGTTAPTEAQKALDKLATALGAGRR; translated from the coding sequence GTGGCCGAGCCGGTGGAAAGACCGTCGACGGAACCGCCCGGCACAAGCGGCGGAGGTATCGCGGCCCGCCTGGGCGTACGCGGCGGAGTGAACGACTGGCAGTTCACGGCCGTGTCCGCCGTCGTCGGACTGGCCCTCGCGGCCGGCGCCGTCCTCGCCGCCGGACCCTGGGACTCGGGTCAGCGTAAGGCCGAGCGGGACCGGGTGACCGCCGCCGAACGCACAGGTGGCGCACATCACGACGGCGGCGACCCCGAGGGCCCCGCCCCCGCCCCCAGCGCCCCCGCCGTCCTCGCCGCCCTGTCCGCCGCCGGCACCGGCCCGAAGGACGCCCCGGCCGGAGCCGCCCGCGACCTGCGCGCGGTCCTGGACCCGCTGCTGGAGAACGACGCGCTGGGCTCCCGTCGCGGCGCCGTGGTCATCGACACCGCCACCGGCAAACGGCTCTACGGCAAGGGCGCCGACGTCCCCATGACGCCCGCCTCCACCGTCAAGATCGCCACCACCGTCGCCGCCCTCGGCGCCCTCGGCCCCGCCCATCGCATCCCCACCACCGTGAGCGCCTCCGAGGACCGGCGCACCGTCACCCTCGTCGGCGGCGGCGACCCCACCCTCGACAAGGCGGCCCTGCGCGCCCTCGCCACCGAGACCGCCCGGGCCCTCAAGACCGGCAAGGCCCCCTCCGTACGGCTGCGCTACGACGCCTCCGCCTATTCGGGGCCCACGCACCACCCGATCGGCCCCAACGAGAACATCGCGCCCATGAGCGCCCTGATGCTGAACGAGGGCCGCCGGGACGACTCCGTCAAGGGCCCCGCCGCGCGCACCGAGGACCCGGCCGGCGACGCCGCCCGCGCCTTCGCCGGATACCTCGACAAGGCCGGCGTCACCGTCAAGGGCGCACCCGCCCCCGGCCGCCCCGCCAAGAAGTCCCGCACCGTCGCCACCCACCTCTCCGCGCCCCTCTCGGGCCTGGTCGAACGCGCCCTCACCAACAGCGACAACGACATCGCCGAGGCCCTGGCCCGGCAGACCGCCATCGCCGCCGGGCAGCCCGCCGACTTCAAGGGCGGCCGACGGGCCGTCACCGCCCGCCTGAAGAAGCTCGGCCTGCCCCTCAAGGGCGTGAACATCGCCGACGGCAGCGGCCTCGACCGCGAGGACAAGGTGACCGCGGCCCTGCTCGCCGGCCTCCTCGCCCGGACCGCCGACCCCGCCCACCCCGAACTCCGCCCGGTCCTCACCGGCCTCCCCGTCGCCGGCTTCAGCGGCACGCTCAGCAGCCGCTACACCAGCGAGGCCGGCGGCACCGGCTTCATCCGCGCCAAGACCGGCACCCTCACCGGCGTCAACAGCCTCGCCGGCACCGTCGTGGACACGCGGGGACGGCTCCTCGCCTTCGCCTTCCTCGCCTCCGGCACCACCGCCCCCACCGAGGCCCAGAAAGCCCTCGACAAACTCGCCACCGCGCTCGGAGCCGGCAGGCGATGA
- a CDS encoding inorganic diphosphatase produces the protein MEFDVVIEIPKGSRNKYEVDHETGRIRLDRRLFTSTSYPADYGFIEDTLGEDGDPLDALVILDEPTFPGCLIKCRAIGMFRMTDEAGGDDKLLCVPASDPRVEHLQDIQHVSEFDRLEIQHFFEVYKDLEPGKSVEGADWVGRAEAEAEIVASRKRLEAQGGAH, from the coding sequence GTGGAGTTCGACGTCGTTATCGAGATCCCGAAGGGTTCGCGCAACAAGTACGAGGTGGATCACGAGACCGGCCGGATTCGTCTGGACCGTCGGCTCTTCACCTCGACCAGCTACCCGGCGGACTACGGTTTCATCGAGGACACCCTCGGTGAGGACGGCGACCCGCTGGACGCGCTGGTGATCCTGGACGAGCCGACGTTCCCGGGCTGCCTCATCAAGTGCCGCGCGATCGGCATGTTCCGGATGACCGACGAGGCCGGCGGCGACGACAAGCTGCTGTGCGTCCCGGCGTCCGACCCCCGGGTGGAGCACCTTCAGGACATCCAGCACGTCTCGGAGTTCGACCGCCTGGAGATCCAGCACTTCTTCGAGGTCTACAAGGACCTGGAGCCGGGCAAGTCCGTCGAGGGCGCCGACTGGGTCGGCCGCGCCGAGGCCGAGGCCGAGATCGTCGCCTCCCGCAAGCGCCTTGAGGCGCAGGGCGGCGCGCACTGA
- a CDS encoding DedA family protein encodes MNTLALGPSWLDPDYLIGQFGLAGVLVIVFAESGLLIGFFLPGDSLLFTTGLLVTTDKLHTPLWLVCVLVALAAIIGDQVGYLFGRKVGPSLFSRPDSRLFKQENVEKAHEFFEKHGPKSLILARFVPIVRTFTPIIAGVSRMNYRSFIVFNVIGGVLWGVGVTLLGAALGNVEFVHKNIEAMLVLIVLISVIPIAIEFLRARSKAKKEGPAAGSGEVPPQDPSAGRRGRHAKR; translated from the coding sequence TTGAATACGCTTGCGCTCGGACCGAGCTGGCTGGACCCGGACTATCTCATCGGACAGTTCGGCCTGGCCGGCGTCCTGGTCATCGTCTTCGCCGAGTCCGGGCTGCTCATCGGGTTCTTCCTGCCCGGTGACTCCCTGCTGTTCACCACGGGCCTGCTGGTCACGACCGACAAGCTGCACACCCCGCTCTGGCTGGTCTGCGTCCTGGTCGCGCTGGCGGCGATCATCGGCGACCAGGTGGGCTATCTCTTCGGCCGCAAGGTCGGACCCTCGCTCTTCAGCCGGCCGGACTCCCGCCTCTTCAAGCAGGAGAACGTCGAGAAGGCCCACGAGTTCTTCGAGAAGCACGGCCCGAAGTCGCTGATCCTGGCCCGCTTCGTGCCGATCGTGCGGACGTTCACCCCGATCATCGCGGGCGTCAGCCGGATGAACTACCGCTCGTTCATCGTGTTCAACGTGATCGGCGGCGTCCTGTGGGGCGTCGGCGTGACGCTGCTCGGCGCCGCCCTCGGCAACGTCGAGTTCGTCCACAAGAACATCGAGGCGATGCTCGTCCTGATCGTGCTGATCTCGGTGATCCCGATCGCCATCGAGTTCCTGCGCGCGCGGAGCAAGGCCAAGAAGGAGGGCCCCGCCGCCGGGAGCGGCGAGGTGCCCCCGCAGGACCCGTCCGCCGGCCGCCGCGGCCGCCACGCCAAGCGCTGA